The following proteins are co-located in the Manihot esculenta cultivar AM560-2 chromosome 7, M.esculenta_v8, whole genome shotgun sequence genome:
- the LOC110618824 gene encoding uncharacterized protein LOC110618824 isoform X1, with amino-acid sequence MLLFFPLLLFSLWSFYNTILMLPITFYYNFSCLPVPLPSQASAQSDPKSRSYLWTLFFVASLICSAYFIGTSSFGSEYKEGLTRWQVIETMQSTTSNKCKDRCRTFGSEALPQGIVRKTSDFEIRPLWNNTVKDNQPKPSMSLLTLAVGIQQKEVVDHIVKKFPLSDFVVMLFHYDGVVDKWRDLPWSDHVVHVSAVNQTKWWFAKRFLHPDIVAEYDYIFLWDEDLGVENFNPRRYLSIVKDEGLEISQPALDPAKSAVYHPITAHQPKSRVHRRMYKFKGSGRCYHNSTSPPCVGWVEMMAPVFSRAAWRCVWYMIQNDLIHAWGLDYQLGYCAQGDRTKNVGVVDSEYIVHLGLPTLGVFNGTEDSSKSHIVDNRVQVRIQSSIEMQIFRDRWKNAVKDDECWVDPFQHSVNHTSNSTEHQMKIDGHIHT; translated from the exons ATGCTGCTTTTTTTCCCACTGCTGCTGTTTTCTCTGTGGTCATTCTACAACACAATCTTAATGCTGccaataacattttattataatttctcaTGCTTACCTGTCCCACTTCCTTCTCAGGCTTCTGCACAATCAGATCCTAAGAGCAGATCATATCTTTGGACTCTCTTTTTTGTGGCTTCTTTGATATGCAGTGCTTACTTCATTGGTACTTCATCATTTGGAAGTGAATATAAAGAA GGACTAACTAGGTGGCAAGTCATTGAGACAATGCAGAGTACAACATCCAATAAATGCAAG GACCGTTGCAGGACTTTTGGAAGCGAGGCATTGCCCCAAGGAATTGTTAGAAAAACATCAGACTTTGAAATTCGGCCTTTATGGAACAATACTGTGAAAGAT AACCagccaaagccttccatgagcTTATTAACACTTGCAGTTGGAATTCAGCAAAAAGAAGTAGTGGACCATATTGTTAAGAAG TTTCCTTTGAGTGATTTTGTTGTGATGCTTTTTCATTATGATGGTGTTGTTGATAAATGGAGGGATTTGCCATGGAGTGATCATGTCGTCCATGTGTCGGCGGTAAATCAAACAAAATG GTGGTTTGCAAAACGATTTCTGCATCCAGACATAGTTGCTGAGTATGACTACATATTTCTTTGGGATGAAGACCTTGGAGTTGAAAATTTTAATCCAAGGAG ATATCTGTCAATTGTTAAGGATGAGGGACTAGAAATATCACAGCCAGCTCTTGATCCTGCCAAATCAGCTGTGTATCATCCAATTACTGCACATCAACCAAAATCAAGGGTGCACAG AAGGATGTATAAATTCAAAGGCAGCGGAAGGTGTTACCACAACAGCACTTCTCCTCCTTGTGTAGG TTGGGTGGAAATGATGGCACCTGTCTTCTCAAGGGCTGCTTGGCGATGCGTATGGTACATGATCCAG AATGACTTGATCCACGCCTGGGGCCTGGATTACCAGCTTGGCTATTGTGCACAG GGTGATCGCACAAAAAATGTTGGTGTTGTGGATTCTGAATACATTGTTCATCTGGGTCTTCCAACTCTTGGTGTCTTCAATGGAACTGAG GATTCATCAAAGTCCCATATAGTTGATAACAGAGTACAG GTGAGAATACAGTCCTCCATTGAAATGCAGATCTTCCGTGACAGATGGAAAAATGCAGTAAAGGACGACGAGTGTTGGGTAGATCCATTTCAACACTCAGTAAATCATACTAGTAATTCAACTGAGCATCAAATGAAGATTGATGGCCATATTCATACATGA
- the LOC110618824 gene encoding uncharacterized protein LOC110618824 isoform X2, with translation MNSLNCASAQSDPKSRSYLWTLFFVASLICSAYFIGTSSFGSEYKEGLTRWQVIETMQSTTSNKCKDRCRTFGSEALPQGIVRKTSDFEIRPLWNNTVKDNQPKPSMSLLTLAVGIQQKEVVDHIVKKFPLSDFVVMLFHYDGVVDKWRDLPWSDHVVHVSAVNQTKWWFAKRFLHPDIVAEYDYIFLWDEDLGVENFNPRRYLSIVKDEGLEISQPALDPAKSAVYHPITAHQPKSRVHRRMYKFKGSGRCYHNSTSPPCVGWVEMMAPVFSRAAWRCVWYMIQNDLIHAWGLDYQLGYCAQGDRTKNVGVVDSEYIVHLGLPTLGVFNGTEDSSKSHIVDNRVQVRIQSSIEMQIFRDRWKNAVKDDECWVDPFQHSVNHTSNSTEHQMKIDGHIHT, from the exons GCTTCTGCACAATCAGATCCTAAGAGCAGATCATATCTTTGGACTCTCTTTTTTGTGGCTTCTTTGATATGCAGTGCTTACTTCATTGGTACTTCATCATTTGGAAGTGAATATAAAGAA GGACTAACTAGGTGGCAAGTCATTGAGACAATGCAGAGTACAACATCCAATAAATGCAAG GACCGTTGCAGGACTTTTGGAAGCGAGGCATTGCCCCAAGGAATTGTTAGAAAAACATCAGACTTTGAAATTCGGCCTTTATGGAACAATACTGTGAAAGAT AACCagccaaagccttccatgagcTTATTAACACTTGCAGTTGGAATTCAGCAAAAAGAAGTAGTGGACCATATTGTTAAGAAG TTTCCTTTGAGTGATTTTGTTGTGATGCTTTTTCATTATGATGGTGTTGTTGATAAATGGAGGGATTTGCCATGGAGTGATCATGTCGTCCATGTGTCGGCGGTAAATCAAACAAAATG GTGGTTTGCAAAACGATTTCTGCATCCAGACATAGTTGCTGAGTATGACTACATATTTCTTTGGGATGAAGACCTTGGAGTTGAAAATTTTAATCCAAGGAG ATATCTGTCAATTGTTAAGGATGAGGGACTAGAAATATCACAGCCAGCTCTTGATCCTGCCAAATCAGCTGTGTATCATCCAATTACTGCACATCAACCAAAATCAAGGGTGCACAG AAGGATGTATAAATTCAAAGGCAGCGGAAGGTGTTACCACAACAGCACTTCTCCTCCTTGTGTAGG TTGGGTGGAAATGATGGCACCTGTCTTCTCAAGGGCTGCTTGGCGATGCGTATGGTACATGATCCAG AATGACTTGATCCACGCCTGGGGCCTGGATTACCAGCTTGGCTATTGTGCACAG GGTGATCGCACAAAAAATGTTGGTGTTGTGGATTCTGAATACATTGTTCATCTGGGTCTTCCAACTCTTGGTGTCTTCAATGGAACTGAG GATTCATCAAAGTCCCATATAGTTGATAACAGAGTACAG GTGAGAATACAGTCCTCCATTGAAATGCAGATCTTCCGTGACAGATGGAAAAATGCAGTAAAGGACGACGAGTGTTGGGTAGATCCATTTCAACACTCAGTAAATCATACTAGTAATTCAACTGAGCATCAAATGAAGATTGATGGCCATATTCATACATGA
- the LOC110618824 gene encoding uncharacterized protein LOC110618824 isoform X3: MQSTTSNKCKDRCRTFGSEALPQGIVRKTSDFEIRPLWNNTVKDNQPKPSMSLLTLAVGIQQKEVVDHIVKKFPLSDFVVMLFHYDGVVDKWRDLPWSDHVVHVSAVNQTKWWFAKRFLHPDIVAEYDYIFLWDEDLGVENFNPRRYLSIVKDEGLEISQPALDPAKSAVYHPITAHQPKSRVHRRMYKFKGSGRCYHNSTSPPCVGWVEMMAPVFSRAAWRCVWYMIQNDLIHAWGLDYQLGYCAQGDRTKNVGVVDSEYIVHLGLPTLGVFNGTEDSSKSHIVDNRVQVRIQSSIEMQIFRDRWKNAVKDDECWVDPFQHSVNHTSNSTEHQMKIDGHIHT, encoded by the exons ATGCAGAGTACAACATCCAATAAATGCAAG GACCGTTGCAGGACTTTTGGAAGCGAGGCATTGCCCCAAGGAATTGTTAGAAAAACATCAGACTTTGAAATTCGGCCTTTATGGAACAATACTGTGAAAGAT AACCagccaaagccttccatgagcTTATTAACACTTGCAGTTGGAATTCAGCAAAAAGAAGTAGTGGACCATATTGTTAAGAAG TTTCCTTTGAGTGATTTTGTTGTGATGCTTTTTCATTATGATGGTGTTGTTGATAAATGGAGGGATTTGCCATGGAGTGATCATGTCGTCCATGTGTCGGCGGTAAATCAAACAAAATG GTGGTTTGCAAAACGATTTCTGCATCCAGACATAGTTGCTGAGTATGACTACATATTTCTTTGGGATGAAGACCTTGGAGTTGAAAATTTTAATCCAAGGAG ATATCTGTCAATTGTTAAGGATGAGGGACTAGAAATATCACAGCCAGCTCTTGATCCTGCCAAATCAGCTGTGTATCATCCAATTACTGCACATCAACCAAAATCAAGGGTGCACAG AAGGATGTATAAATTCAAAGGCAGCGGAAGGTGTTACCACAACAGCACTTCTCCTCCTTGTGTAGG TTGGGTGGAAATGATGGCACCTGTCTTCTCAAGGGCTGCTTGGCGATGCGTATGGTACATGATCCAG AATGACTTGATCCACGCCTGGGGCCTGGATTACCAGCTTGGCTATTGTGCACAG GGTGATCGCACAAAAAATGTTGGTGTTGTGGATTCTGAATACATTGTTCATCTGGGTCTTCCAACTCTTGGTGTCTTCAATGGAACTGAG GATTCATCAAAGTCCCATATAGTTGATAACAGAGTACAG GTGAGAATACAGTCCTCCATTGAAATGCAGATCTTCCGTGACAGATGGAAAAATGCAGTAAAGGACGACGAGTGTTGGGTAGATCCATTTCAACACTCAGTAAATCATACTAGTAATTCAACTGAGCATCAAATGAAGATTGATGGCCATATTCATACATGA